In Leisingera sp. NJS204, the DNA window TCCACGTCTGCCTGACGGCAGAAGGTGCGGCTGTCGCACAGCTCGCGTGCAAAGCTGCCATTGCGCATATCCAAGGTTTTGCTCTGACGGCCGATGGCGGCCTCGGCAAAGTCGATATGGAATTCAATACTCAGCCGGTCGCTGGGCAGGAGGGTGGCACGGGCGCCGTCCTTCTCCACCGTCACCGGCTTCAGTACTTCATATGCCATGATCGGCACACCCAGCCGGCGCACGCCGTATTGCATGATGCCGCGCACAAACGGCGCCGAGGAGCCGTCAACGATCGGCACTTCCGGCCCGTCGATTTCAATCAGCGCGTTGTGCACGCCGCAACCGGCCAATGCGGCCATGATATGTTCGACGGTGGAAACGCTGACACCGGAGGTGTTGATCAGCCGGGTGCACAGCGGGCTGCGCTCGACCAGGTCCCAGCGCGCCGGAACCAGAGTGTTGCCCAATGCAATGTCGGTGCGCTTGAAGACGATGCCATGCCCTGCCGGAGCCGGGATCAGGACCATACGTGCAGGCTGGCCGGAATGCAGGCCGGGCCCTTCAAATGCTACCGATGCTTTGAGCGTATTCTGCACGTTGCGCCTCGTTCCACTGTTTCCGGCCTCATGGGACCGTGTTGCGAACGAGAGTTAAGGTTTTGCAAAAAAACCTACAACTCAATCTTTGTAACGGATTGAAACATGGCTGTAACAGATAAGCAAAACACCGCTCAAAATAGCCTAACTAGCTGAAATGAAAAAATAAAAAGCCGCCCGAAGGCGGCTTTTTAAATCTGTTTTGTGATCCGTCAGTTGGCCTGGCGGCGCAGGAAAGCGGGGATTTCGATGCGTTCCTGGTCCGGGTCATGCTGCTGCGCCTGCACCGGCTGCTGCTGGGCTGCGGCGGCCGGGGCCTGCATGGCCGGCTGCTGGCGTGCGGCCTGCGGCGGCTGTTTGCCTGCCGGAGCATCGGCTGTGCCGGTCATCCGGTGGATCAGCGAATTCAGCCCGAAGCGGCGCTGCCCGTCGGGCTGCTGCTGTGCATTCTGCTGCTGTTGCTGCTGCGGTGCCGGCGCGGCAGGGGCCGCCGCCGCACGCGGCTGCTGGACCCGCTGCGCTGCCGCCTGCAGGCGCTCCAGCGCTTGCGGCGACGGGGTGCCCGGAGCGGGGGCCCGCGGCGCCACAAAAGCATCGGGCTGCGGCTCGGCTGCTGTTGCCTGCGGGCGGAACTCCGGAACCTGCGGCTGATAGGCCGGCGGCGGCAGACCGTCATTGTCCACCAGTTCCGGCTCCTCAAAGATGTCTTCAGCCTGCTCCTGCGCGGCGGCCTGCTGCGCGTTCATCTCTTCGAACAGCGAAGGCTCTTCCAACTGCGCGGCAGCTTCGGGCTGAACAGGCTCCGGGGCCGGTGCGGCCGCAGCGGCGGGCTGGGCAACCGGTGTTTCCAGCTCGAGCGGCGCCGGACGGGTGTCTTCGACACTGACGGTTTGGCGCAGCGGTGCCGACATCGGACGGCGCGGCACCGGCATTTCGGTGTTCACATCCACAGCGTCGATACCGGTGGCAACAACGGAGACCCGCATCTTGCCTTCCATACCGGTATCCAGGGTCGAGCCGACGATGATGTTGGCGTCCGGATCCACTTCCTCGCGGATGCGGTTGGCGGCTTCGTCCAGTTCAAACAGGGTCAAATCATGCGAGCCGGTGATGTTGATCAGCACGCCGCGCGCACCGCGCAGGCTGATTTCGTCCAGCAGCGGGTTGGCAATCGCCTTTTCGGCGGCCTGGACCGCGCGATCCTCGCCCTCGCCTTCGCCGGTGCCCATCATCGCCTTGCCCATCTCGTCCATCACCGCGCGCACGTCGGCAAAGTCGAGGTTGATCAGGCCCGGGCGCACCATCAGGTCAGTCACGCCTTTGACGCCCTGATACAGCACATCATCCGCCATCGAGAACGCTTCGGTGAAGGTTGTCTTCTCATTGGCCAGACGGAACAGGTTCTGGTTCGGAATGATGATCAGCGTATCGACAACCTTCTGCAGGCTTTCGACACCCGCCTCAGCCTGGCGCATCCGCTTGAGACCCTCGAACTGGAACGGCTTGGTGACAACGCCGACGGTCAGCACGCCCAGTTCCCGCGCAGCCTGCGCAATGATCGGCGCCGCACCGGTGCCGGTGCCGCCGCCCATGCCGGCAGTGATAAAGCACATATGCGCGCCGGCCAGATGGTCGACGATCTGCTCAATGCTTTCCTCAGCCGCAGCCGAGCCCACCTGCGGACGGGCGCCTGCGCCCAGGCCTTCGGTGACCTTTACACCCAGCTGGATGCGGCTCTTGGCCGAGGCCTGCTGCAGCGCCTGCGCGTCGGTGTTGGCCACGACGAATTCAACGCCGTCCAACTCCTTGGCAATCATGTTGTTGACGGCGTTGCCGCCGGCCCCGCCGACACCAAATACCGTGATCTTCGGCTTTAACTCTTCTTGCCCGGGCATCGAAAGATTCAACGTCATGCTCATACCGCCTGTGTTACCCGCCCTTCCCGCAAAGGGCTTTTTCCTGTGCTATTCACCATAATCCTACCGCGCAGAGGGAGTTTCGTCATCCCAAAAAGCACAATGTGCCACAAAATACGGCCTCATTCTGAGGTCTAAACCGCGGTATTTCGCCGTCCCTAGCAGATATGGGGGATTCAACACAAGCCACACACAACACAGCTGTCACGCCCGCAAAATCACTTCTGCAGAAGGCATCTTTCCTGATACGTGGCTGGCCACTGCCCGGCCTGCTGAATCGCCGCGTTTGCCGCGGACGTTAAGAACAACCTAACGGGTCCTGCCGGCGCTGTCACGCCCTCTTTGACCCGTCAGGCAGAATTGAAAAGCGGCTTACCAGTTGTCCCGGAACCAGCGCACGGCGCGGCCTAAAGTGCCCGCCGGATGGCGGCTGGCGGGCATCTCGAAGTCCCACCATTCGTCCTGCGGATGCGCCGCAAACAGGCACAGACCCACGGCTGAGGCAAAGCCCGGCCCGGTCGCCGATTGCGGCAGGCCGTGAACGCGCAAGGGCCGCCCCAGACGCACCTGCTGGCCCAGGATACGGCTGGCCAGCCCGTCCAGCCCCATGATCTGGCTGGAGCCGCCGGTCAGCACGATCTGCTGGCTGGGGAGATACTCGAAACCCGCCGCATCCAGCCTTGCCCGCACCTCTTCCAGGATTTCTTCGACGCGGGGCCGCATGATGCCGATCAGCTCGGCCCGGCTGACAGTGCGCCGGTCATGCTCCCAATCGCCGGTATCACCGCCGATGTCGATCATGTCACGGTCGTCGGCACCGGTGGCATGCACCCCGCCGCAAAAGGTCTTGATCCGCTCCGCGTTGGTCAGCGGCACCCCCAGCCCCATCGAAATATCGCTGGTGATGTGATCGCCGCCCAGACGCACCGCATCGGCATAGATCATATGTTTCTTCATAAAGACCGAGATCGAGGTTGAGCCGCCGCCCATGTCGATACAGGCCGCTCCCAGCTCCTGCTCGTCCTCGACCAGCGCCGAAAACCCCGAGGCATAGGCCGAGGAGGCAATCCCCGCCAGCTCCAGATCGCAGCGCTGGATGCAGCGCACCAGGTTTTGCACCGCGATGGCATCCACCGTCAGCATATGCATGTCGACCGCCAGCGTCTGCCCCATCTGACCGCGCGGATCCCCCAGGCCGGACCGGTTATCCAGCGCAAAGTTCACCGGCTGCGCATGTATCACCTCGCGGCCCGCGCCGTATTCCGGCACCTCGCAGGACGCCAGCACCTGCGCCACCTCATGCTCCGAGACCACCTGGCCTTCAAGATCCAGCTTGGCATCCAGCCCGTAAGAGCGCGGATTGGCGCCCGAGAAACAGGCGATCACGTGGTCAACCCGCACTTCTGCCATCTTCTGCGCCGCCTGCACTGCGGTTCGGATGGCGCGTTCGGTTTCCTGCATGGCATTGATTTCGCCGAACTGGACCCCGCGCGACCGCGTGGTCGCCGCCCCGATAACCCGGAACCCCGACTGCCCGGCCAGCGCACCGATGGACCCGTCCTCGCTTAAGCGGCCGGTGCCGTCAAAGCGCAGCACCAGGCAAGCGATTTTAGAGCTGCCCACGTCCAGAATGGCCACCACGCCGCGCTGCATCGCCTGGCGCCGCATCTGCCGCATCGCCCGCTGCGATTGATAGAGATCTGTCATGCTACTGCCCGCCCCCATTCAGCTGCCGGATCCGCCACCAGTTTTCCACTGAGTTTTCGGTCATACGCACGGTCGGGCGCCCAGCCAGGCGCATATCCACCGCTGCCACATCGCGTTCCAGCAAATCCTGCACTTCACTTACCGCCAGCACCCGCTCCAGCGCCCGCACCGGCTGCTCTGCCGGCAGCATGATCCGCTGCTTGCGGTCGAGCACCACGTCCCAGCGCCGCTCGCCCACCCGGACCAGTCCGCGCAGCCGCGGCCCCAGCGGCTTGGCTGCAGCAAACAGCTGCAGCGCCTGTGACGCGTGTTGCCCGGCCCCCTTGCCCGCGATCAGCGGCAGGTCCGGGTGCAGGTTGCGGCGGCCCAGCTCGGCCACGTGAATGCCGTTCTCATCCAGCAGCGCTAGCCCCTCGCGGCTGCGCCAGATCAGCGCCGGCGTTCGTTCCTCGACGTCCACCTGCAGGATGCCGCCCGGGCGGATCCGCACGCTTGCAGTCTTGACCGGGTCCAGCCCGGTGATCACATCGCGGATCTGCTCCAGATCCAGATCAAAGGAGCTGACGGGAAAATCCGCCGGCACCACCACGCGGATGTCCTGCGCCACACTGGGGCCCGCCCCGTCCACCGCCATCACATTGACCATGAACTCGGGCCGCTCCTCGATTGCGGCGCGGGCATCGCTGACCAGCCCCTGCAGCGCGGCCCGGCGGCTCTCATCCGCAAGATAGGCGCTGCCGGCTGCAAAAATCAGGCAGAACGGTACCCCGACGCGCAGGCCGAACCGGATACCCGGCGTCAGCATCCAGCGCTGCAGCCGGTACTTCAGCCGCGACGGCGCCGGATCCGCCCGTCCCTCGCCGCCGCTGCTGCGGCGCAAGCGCCCCTTCAGCGGTTGCATGAGGCATCCTCCACCATCCAGGCGCAGAGTTCGCCGAATGTCATGCCCAGATGTGCTGCCTGCTCCGGCACCAGCGAGGTCGGCGTCATTCCGGGCTGGGTGTTGGTCTCCAACAGGATCAGCCCGCCGGCGCCGCGCGCCTCATCCCAGCGGAAATCGGTGCGGCTCACGCCGCGGCAGCCCAGCACCTCATGCGCCTTCAGCGCATATTCCAGGCACAGATCATGGATTTCCCGCGGCAGGTCGGCGGGCAGCACATGGCGCGATCCGCCCGGCTTGTATTTGGCGTCGTAATCATACCAGCCGTCGGTTAGAATATCGGTCACGGTCAGCGCCTTGTCCCCCACCACGGTGGTGGTCAGTTCGCGGCCCGGCGCGTAGGTTTCAACCATCACTTCGGCAGGCATCTGCTCCGACAGCAGCGGCGGGCCGTTGGCGGCCTCATGCACGATATAGATGCCAACACTTGAGCCTTCATTGTTGGGTTTCACCACATAGGGCGGCGCCATCACATGGCCCGCCATCACGTCGGCCTTGGCAAACAGCCCGCTTTCGACGACCGGCAGGCCGGCGGCGCGGTACACTTCCTTGGAGCGCTGCTTGTCCATTGCCAGCGCCGAGGCCAGCACCCCGGAATGGGTATAGGGCAGCCCCAGCCATTCCAGCACGCCCTGCACGCAGCCGTCCTCGCCCCAGCGCCCGTGCAACGCGTTGAACACCACATCCGGTTTGATATCCGCCAGACGCGCGTGCAGGTCCCGGCCTGCATCAATCTCAATGACCTCGAACCCCTCACCGCGCAAAGCAACCGTGCATTCACGGCCGCTGGACAGCGATACGTCGCGTTCGGCTGACGGGCCACCCATCAGCACCGCGACTTTCGGGAGTGTCCTGCTCGACTTACTCACCACGAAGCGCCTCAATACATGCGGGGCTTTGCGCCCCTGTTTCTTGGAGCCTGGAACTGGCCCGCATTATGTCTTTGCGCCGGTCAGGTCCGGCTGATTTTTGCGGGGCAGCCTGCTCCGGATTCTGCCGGGCATCCGCCCCGGATACTACCCGGCATCCGCCCCTTGGCATCGGCATAGCATTGCCGCCTCTTCGGCACCCTACCGCCGAAAATCTTACCGGGGCGTTAATAATGCCTTTACCACGTTTAACAATTACCGCTGCCCGCGCCCTTCCGGAGCTTTATTGCCACCCCTAGCTGCGACAAGCGAAGCCTTTGTCAGCACTCAAGTTTTCCAGCTATTCGGCCAGTTATTCGGGAAGCGGATCACCAATCCGCATGATCTCCCATTCTAGCGTGATGCCGGAATCTTCGTAAACCTTTTTCCGCACATCTTCGCCCAGACCTTCCAAATCTGCGGCAGTTGCGCCACCCGTGTTGATAAGGAAGTTGGAATGTTTCCCGCTCATCTGCGCACCGCCGCGCCTTGCGCCGCGCATGCCGGCGTTGTCGATCACCTTCCAGGCCTTCAGGTCATGCACGTCATCCGCACGGCCCGTGGATGAAAACCCCGCCGGATTGCGGAAGGTAGAGCCGGCCGAACGGTCGCGGGTCGGCTGGCTTTCATCGCGCTTCTGCAGCTGCGCCTCCATCCGGTCATGCAGGTCCTCTGGATCGCCTTTGGGACCGCGCAGGGTGGCATAGACCAGCACCGCGCCCTCCGGGAAAGCGGTCTGGCGGTACTGGAAATCCAGCTCCTGCGCAGTGATCTCGCGAATCTCGCCCTCGCGGGTCACGATGGTGGCCGACACAAACACATCCGCAGTATAGCTGCCGTAACAGCCCGCGTTCATCCGCACCGCACCGCCGATCGAACCGGGGATTGTGCGCAAAAAGGTCAGGTCAACACCTGCATCCGCCGCACGTTTTGCTACATGGGCATCCAGCGCCGCCGCACCGGCGGTGACGGTATCCCCGTCAACCGAAATTCCATTAAAGCCGCGGCCGAGACGGATCACCACCGCGCGCATGCCGCCGTCGCGCACAATCAGGTTCGACCCCACCCCCATAGGGAACACTGGCACCGCCGGATCCAGCCGGCGCAGGAATTCTGCCAGATCGTCTATATCCGCAGGCTGGAACAGATGGTCCGCCGGACCGCCAACCCGCAGCCAGGTCAGCTCCGCCAGCGGTTTCTGCCAGGAAAGCCGCCCACGAACCGCCGGAAGGATGATTTCAGTTTGCTCCGCCATCGTTTTTGCCGCCCCAGCTTCCAGCCAATAAACGCGCACAGTCCGTATACAAGATGGCCATCGAAATAAAGGGTGAACGCGGCGCCATGGTCATGATTTTCGTGAAACCGGTCCGGAGACAGCCAGATCAGCACAAGTCCCCAAAGCAACACCAATGCTTGCGCCAGCCGGTACCACTTGAACCGGGCCAGATAATAGAAGCCAATCAGCCAAACGGCGCCAAAGGCCATCCAAATTGCAACTACAGCGGTCACTACCAACCTCCACGTCCGGCAACACGCGCACCGAAGCAACAGCAGGAAACATAAACAATCTCCCGTAGGTAGCACTTGCTGTGAAAACAATCCGTAAACGCGCAGTGATTTCCTGCCCGGTCAGCGGCTCAGCGAGCGTTTGACCCAACGCCCCAGATAGATCACCGGCCAGCGCAGCACCGACATGCCTGCCAGCAGCACCGCCAGCCCCCACCAGGGGCCGTTTTCATATGTGACATAGCCAAGCAACGGAATGCCCAGCGCAATCAGCACATAGGCGCGCCGCCAATGGTTGTCCCGGCTCGGAATCATCGCCAGCACATTGGCCGCCAGCGCCCAGATGGCGGCAAGGGTCAGCGACACACTCATGCCCGGCCTCCCCGTCCCGCCTTTTCCTCTTGCCAAAAA includes these proteins:
- the lpxC gene encoding UDP-3-O-acyl-N-acetylglucosamine deacetylase, which gives rise to MQNTLKASVAFEGPGLHSGQPARMVLIPAPAGHGIVFKRTDIALGNTLVPARWDLVERSPLCTRLINTSGVSVSTVEHIMAALAGCGVHNALIEIDGPEVPIVDGSSAPFVRGIMQYGVRRLGVPIMAYEVLKPVTVEKDGARATLLPSDRLSIEFHIDFAEAAIGRQSKTLDMRNGSFARELCDSRTFCRQADVEAMQANGLALGGVPGENAVVFDGERVESGAGLRHSDEPVRHKMLDALGDLALAGGPILGRYVGERAGHALTNTLLRALFAEPGAVRAVACDAAMTARLPGQGLIWSEIPAEQRRVA
- the ftsZ gene encoding cell division protein FtsZ; amino-acid sequence: MTLNLSMPGQEELKPKITVFGVGGAGGNAVNNMIAKELDGVEFVVANTDAQALQQASAKSRIQLGVKVTEGLGAGARPQVGSAAAEESIEQIVDHLAGAHMCFITAGMGGGTGTGAAPIIAQAARELGVLTVGVVTKPFQFEGLKRMRQAEAGVESLQKVVDTLIIIPNQNLFRLANEKTTFTEAFSMADDVLYQGVKGVTDLMVRPGLINLDFADVRAVMDEMGKAMMGTGEGEGEDRAVQAAEKAIANPLLDEISLRGARGVLINITGSHDLTLFELDEAANRIREEVDPDANIIVGSTLDTGMEGKMRVSVVATGIDAVDVNTEMPVPRRPMSAPLRQTVSVEDTRPAPLELETPVAQPAAAAAPAPEPVQPEAAAQLEEPSLFEEMNAQQAAAQEQAEDIFEEPELVDNDGLPPPAYQPQVPEFRPQATAAEPQPDAFVAPRAPAPGTPSPQALERLQAAAQRVQQPRAAAAPAAPAPQQQQQQNAQQQPDGQRRFGLNSLIHRMTGTADAPAGKQPPQAARQQPAMQAPAAAAQQQPVQAQQHDPDQERIEIPAFLRRQAN
- the ftsA gene encoding cell division protein FtsA, with protein sequence MTDLYQSQRAMRQMRRQAMQRGVVAILDVGSSKIACLVLRFDGTGRLSEDGSIGALAGQSGFRVIGAATTRSRGVQFGEINAMQETERAIRTAVQAAQKMAEVRVDHVIACFSGANPRSYGLDAKLDLEGQVVSEHEVAQVLASCEVPEYGAGREVIHAQPVNFALDNRSGLGDPRGQMGQTLAVDMHMLTVDAIAVQNLVRCIQRCDLELAGIASSAYASGFSALVEDEQELGAACIDMGGGSTSISVFMKKHMIYADAVRLGGDHITSDISMGLGVPLTNAERIKTFCGGVHATGADDRDMIDIGGDTGDWEHDRRTVSRAELIGIMRPRVEEILEEVRARLDAAGFEYLPSQQIVLTGGSSQIMGLDGLASRILGQQVRLGRPLRVHGLPQSATGPGFASAVGLCLFAAHPQDEWWDFEMPASRHPAGTLGRAVRWFRDNW
- a CDS encoding cell division protein FtsQ/DivIB, which codes for MQPLKGRLRRSSGGEGRADPAPSRLKYRLQRWMLTPGIRFGLRVGVPFCLIFAAGSAYLADESRRAALQGLVSDARAAIEERPEFMVNVMAVDGAGPSVAQDIRVVVPADFPVSSFDLDLEQIRDVITGLDPVKTASVRIRPGGILQVDVEERTPALIWRSREGLALLDENGIHVAELGRRNLHPDLPLIAGKGAGQHASQALQLFAAAKPLGPRLRGLVRVGERRWDVVLDRKQRIMLPAEQPVRALERVLAVSEVQDLLERDVAAVDMRLAGRPTVRMTENSVENWWRIRQLNGGGQ
- a CDS encoding D-alanine--D-alanine ligase — translated: MSKSSRTLPKVAVLMGGPSAERDVSLSSGRECTVALRGEGFEVIEIDAGRDLHARLADIKPDVVFNALHGRWGEDGCVQGVLEWLGLPYTHSGVLASALAMDKQRSKEVYRAAGLPVVESGLFAKADVMAGHVMAPPYVVKPNNEGSSVGIYIVHEAANGPPLLSEQMPAEVMVETYAPGRELTTTVVGDKALTVTDILTDGWYDYDAKYKPGGSRHVLPADLPREIHDLCLEYALKAHEVLGCRGVSRTDFRWDEARGAGGLILLETNTQPGMTPTSLVPEQAAHLGMTFGELCAWMVEDASCNR
- the murB gene encoding UDP-N-acetylmuramate dehydrogenase; translation: MAEQTEIILPAVRGRLSWQKPLAELTWLRVGGPADHLFQPADIDDLAEFLRRLDPAVPVFPMGVGSNLIVRDGGMRAVVIRLGRGFNGISVDGDTVTAGAAALDAHVAKRAADAGVDLTFLRTIPGSIGGAVRMNAGCYGSYTADVFVSATIVTREGEIREITAQELDFQYRQTAFPEGAVLVYATLRGPKGDPEDLHDRMEAQLQKRDESQPTRDRSAGSTFRNPAGFSSTGRADDVHDLKAWKVIDNAGMRGARRGGAQMSGKHSNFLINTGGATAADLEGLGEDVRKKVYEDSGITLEWEIMRIGDPLPE
- a CDS encoding DUF2484 family protein; protein product: MSVSLTLAAIWALAANVLAMIPSRDNHWRRAYVLIALGIPLLGYVTYENGPWWGLAVLLAGMSVLRWPVIYLGRWVKRSLSR